The segment ACAATGTTGCGTGGACTTCTCTGCCTCCATTGCTCTCGGGGGTGACATGCCCCTCCCCACTGTTCGTCTTCTCTCACCCTTCCTCGGCTCCGCCTCACCACTATTGCCACCCCTCCCGGGCTCCATTTCTTTTGGAaggtgagagaggaggaagagagagagagagagagagtggaggtGAGAAAGAAGATGAGATGAGCAGGAAGTTGCTGATATATAAATTCCACCTGTTGACCTATCGAGTCAACATACCGTGTCAACCGAAAAACCGTTTCCCGCACCACCAAGGAGCACGTAGTAGACTTATTTTTCACCACACTACAAAGCTGAGTTTGAAACTGACCTCAAAAGTGAATGAATGTACATGCGCGCGCGGGCCGCATGGTCAGACAGACAGGCCTAATTCCCGGCCCAAGTTCCGGCCCATCCCCAGTTCACTCCGACGCCATTATGGCGGGATGCGTGAaataccaaaatatttttttcccatctcCCTCGCGAGGGTTCAAACTCCTCCCCAAAATCCAATCCCCAATCccccctccgcgccgcccccaTTCGTCTCCCCTTCTTTTCaaatcccctctcctctcctctcctctctcctcgccgccaccgcctacCTACCTCCGCCGCTGGAAGCTTCCAGAAGGTTCcgggaggccgcggcggagAGGCTTCAGGTGAGCTCCCTTGCCTCCCTCTCCAGTCTCCATCCGGTCGAGATTTGACCCCTCGCTGCCGAGCCCACcgacgctcgccgccgtcgagatcCCAGCTGCTCGCCTCCTGGGCAGCCCAGCCGCCGGATCGGGGAgttgttatttctttttttttttcatgccaaATGCGGGGCCATGGTTAGGGTCTAGTGCCCgatgcggcgcggcgcggttTGATTCGAGGGCACTGCACTGCTGCGAGTTGCGCAGCTCAGATCCAATCCTCTCACTTGCTTGGGATTTTTATGAACTAGATCCATACCCAATCTGCTGCTAGTGCAACTGCTAAAAAAACATTAATCCTTAGTGGATAACAAATTTGCTCTATCTTAAATGGTTTTGTTGGTCACATGGTTCTTCCTTTAGGGGTACAGGTTGAGGGAGAGGAAGGTATGGTTTGGTGAGGCACAGGAAGGGATGCGGAGCTAGAACATTGGATGCGACAATGGCTCAAGCTGCGGTTCAATCTTCTCTGAATGGTGACTTGTTGATTGGGAGGGCCGCGGGAGTTCCGAGGATGAAGAGGAAGACCCCCTCTGAACTCAGAGTAATTTGCCTTTAACCTTTATACTATGTGTCAACTACGGCTTCTTTAGTTTCACCATGATGTGATATTAGAGGAGATATTTGGTGAAAATGTGTGTGCGGTTTCAAGGGATTTCCATTTGATAAAAAGTATTCTCTAATACTGTTCTGTTCCAGATACCAACAATGCACATTTAACTATACTTTGTATAAGCACACCACAATATTTAAGGACAATTCATATCCTTGTAACTTGCAATGGTGCAGCCCTGATGCAATGAGCATGATACGTTATGCCATATTCAATTTCGACTGACGAAGACCATTCCCAAAGCTTCTAAAAAAAGTACTACAACATTGTAGTGCATCAAGTGATATTTGTTTTACTTAGCTAATGCTAGAGAAGAGTAATAACAATATAACATAGTCACTCCAAATTGCATTTAGGATAACTACtgttatatatgcatgtttccTTTCCATGGCTGAATTGTTAATGACAATTAGTTCAATGGGGGCCAGTGTAAGAACACATATTACTTATTGCTGCTATCCAAGTGCTGCTTTTGGCATAAAACAGTACAGTTGCTTATGAATGCTGAAAATGTTCCGATAATTACTTATTGCAGGGAGAGCAATTGAAGCGGCGTGCTTCTGACAAGCCTGCTAATGACCAATCACTCCATTCTGCGGCATTTGATAGGTAGCTAATCTGCAATCTATTTTAGTGATGTTCCACTTTGCTTGTATGAGAAacttaatatttatattatcgGTGTAGGGCAAGCAATGGGTTTCAGAACCCAGAGCAACCAAAAATATCGAAATACATCAGTACTCGTGTTACAGAGGTGTTCCCagtaaaaaaatctagaaaccTTGGGAAGGAAAACTTCAAGGTCAGACATTGTGACATCATTTACTTTTATGGACCTTAAATTGTTCAGTGCTAAATGCCACATCTTGAAACTAGGATGCTTTGCAGAATAATGAGAAGGCTCCCAAGTCTGCTGATGCTGTGACAACTTCTGATTTTGCATCACCTTCACTCCCATGGTAATTATTTAACTAGATAATTTTATGTACTTGATGTTTTGCATCGTGTTTATGTTCTTATGTGGATTGTTTTTGCGAAAATTCAGTGGTTATGGTGACTCTGCTAAGTCGGACTCTGCTGTTCCATTACATACTGAGGCAGCTAAACCAAGTTTTAGAAAAGTTGAGAAATGCAGTGAAAATGCTTTGCGGAGTGTATCTGAGCTCCATATTGGTGATGAGCAGCAGTCTGGCACTAATAAATTTGATATGGTAAGGAGCACCAATCTATCTAGATCATCTTAGTATATATTGTTTGTGTGCTAATATTTCTAATGCTTTTTGATAGGAAAAAGTACTCAAAGGTTTTGGAGCTCGTGATGCTTTTGTGGCCTCTAAGCTCACTGACCCAAACATACAAGTTGGTGTTGTACCCTCGAAATCTTTGGATTTGTGCCCTTCTGAGATCGCTGTTCCAGGAAAAAGAGCTCCTTTGGATCTCACCCTGAAGACTACTTTGCAATTTGTTTCATCATCTTCTGTAAAGTGGTGGGTATTTTACTCTTTCTTGCCCTTTCAGCTTGTCAGTTAGATGACATATCCATCTCAAAGTAACAGTTGTCTGTTTGCTTGAATTGGTAGGATATCTTAAACCTGTAACTATAACCTCCTTGAAAACAGGTTTCATTTTAGCTCTTAAACATGGCATGCGAATATACACATAGAACAAGGAATAACAACTTAGTTTTCCTTTCAGATTATACACACATAAATCTAACACCAGCATTAtatttaaccaaaaaaaaagatgacaAACATTTGCAAaattgtaattatatatattttttaaaaaagcatcTGCTTTGAAATGGCAGAGTATTTGGCAAATGGTTATGCACCATTATAATACCTCAAATAATGTTACATCTATAATAGTCCCAATAGATGGCATCTACGAATTAGGGGAATGGACTCCAAAACTTCTGCTTTTGGAGTGTTATCATGAAATGTGGCTGTTTTCATTTGAGGTTTTCTGCATAGAAGTGAAAAATTCTCCTGTCAATAACTCTTGTATGTTACAGGTGTCACAAGATAAGTACAAGTTTTGGTAGGAGCAGCATTGTAGGACCCATTGCCCAAAGTTATCATCATGGGTGTCAAGATTCAGGATGCTCAAGGCCTGAGAGAAACAAGGAATTCTTGTTCTCAAAGGCACTACAATCATGGGTATATCCACAATCCTTGTTGCCTGCTTCCATCATATCTGCAATGGTATCATCAACTGTACGAGGAGGTAATATCAAAACCTGAAACAATCCTGTAATGTTTTGTGGATGTAACTAAAATGATCTATCCCTCTGGTCATGTAGAAAGTGATTTTCTCCTCAAAAGGCATCAGGACTGGGAAGATTCATTTCAGAATCTTTACTACATGCTCCGGAAGAATCTGttgaatattttttatggtATTTTCTTGCTCCTTGAATCCAACTGATTCATAGTAAGCTACATAGTTGGAAAAATGTAATATTGTGGCATTTGCTTAGTGTTTCACATGGTCTGCTTGCTTTTGTGCTGTTGTGCACTAAAAAAATTGCTGCTGCCAGGTTTTTATAGCAAAAAGTTTAGTTGGGCACGATAGTTATACAATAAGTAAAAACACCATCTATCTAGGGAAAACTATTAATTACATTACTTAAATTTAGTGCCAACACATGTGGTGCCTTTTGCTCAAGTCCTCATTTGCAGTTTTTAAATATGAGATGTTTTGTTAGACTATCTCTGAATTACTTGTTAATTACAATGAACATTTGCTTTACTGTTCTAGTTTATACGCCACAATTTGTTGCTCTCTTCATCGGTGGAAATTGTTTGGACAAGAAGCAGACCTGTAATGCGTACCTATCACAATCAACACGTGGGATACGATCATTGCTGCGAAGACATGTGAGTTCTTTCTGTTTCTCTATGCAATTACCATTTGCAATGCATgcattctccttttttttcatacttaagACATAGCACTACATTAATCTGTTGTTGCTGATCAACCATTCTGTGAGGCGTGGTTTGATAAGCATCAATCCATTATGTTTAGGCCTGGTTTGAGTAAAGCATTAATATGTGATTGTCCCTTCTCCGAAAGCAGCTTCGGTAGTTCAGTTTGTTGTTTGAACTGAATTAGTTTTCTACAGTTGTTTAGTATAATTATGGACCGAGACAAGATTTTGGTATTATGATATCTAAAGGCATCAACTGCTGGAGGCAATTAAATCTTAAGGCCTTTTCAGCTTTGTACTAGCTTTTATGAATTGTTGGTTGCTTGGAATCATTAACCGTAGTACTTTGCATTGTTGTAGGGTGTTTGTTTTTCTATGCCTCTTTGCAGTACTGAAGTGGAGCAGGTTACAGAGGATGACCTGATTGAACTTTCAGAAATCCAAAAGCGCAATCTAGGCCAGGTTTCATTTTGCCCCCTCATCATTTCCCTTTTTTGTGTTAGTGGGGTTGCAGCTACTGACTGGTTGTCAATAAAATTGTCAAACTTGCAGGCGCTCCACATTGACGCTATGTCTGAAGTCGACAACACCACACAATCACTTCTTTCATTTATTGGCAACAAGAGTGTTCATGGTTTATATGACTTCTTGTTGAACTACAAGTAAGTTGCTTAAAACCTTTGCTGATCATCCTATTATATTtctcccaaaattttctagCTGTATAATATGTTCTTGTTGTTTTCAGGTCATTCTTAAATTCTCTATCTGCCACAGATGTCCCGGTGTTATATTCCCCGGTGCCGTTTCAAAATGGCTGCCTCTATATTCCAGAGGTAATTTGATTCGTTTCATTTCTGTCAACTTAAAATTTCTCCCTGCTATCATATGGCAAGTTTCCGTATTCTCATTTTTTGTACCAGATCACTTAAAGTATTTTCATTAAAACCTTTCTGAAAACTGTGTCTAACCGCCTAAAGGTTGCCCTGTACAATAGTAAAGCTGATTTAGAGGTCTGATCTTCTGAGCACACTTTTGCAGGTGAAATGCAAGGAGATGAGGAAGGCAGATATAGGCCGGGTTTCAGGTGCGTTTGATGCAGAAGAGACTGGATCTACTTTCGCTTCTGTAACGGGCAATATCTGCTATAGCATGGAAATAAAGGATCCCGTACTTCCTCCATGGGTTGTTTCTGGAATCTGCGCTGCAATGAGCTCTGATGCAAATAGCTTCGAATTAATGTACGTGCCATCATCTTCTCCGATGCAGTTTCTCAACCTCTTGCCATGTGCTAAATAAATCATTCTCATTTCTTTTTTCAGGATGGCAACGGAGCCTTCGTCGATGGGCTTAAACGCTGCCTTCAGCTGCGTAAGCTCAAATTCCCAGTCCAAGGCACATGCCTCTGAAGGCTGTGAATCATTGGGCATCCCTGAGGCCACATTGGTTCCCTCCTTGCGATCTGCATCTTCTCTGCGGCGCCTCAGCTACAAGGATGGCGAGTACATCGCATACACAACGGTGTGAGCTGCAACGCAACACCTCGAAGCCATAGCTGGGAATCAAGACAAGTACTCCTATTCGAGTCAAGTGCAGCCACTTTTGATGTTCTACGTCTACCAATGGGGGCTCTATCTGGTTGAGCTCCTCCCGTCAAGAAGCCTCAATGCCTCGTCCATCAGACAGGCAAAGCAGGCAGGCAGAGAAGCTGTTAGCTGCTGCTGGTTTAGTGGTTTTCTGAAAGGCACCGTGTCAAATATCTGGAATCATCTAACTGTTTTTGGGTGAGCCTGTAGATTTTCTACAGGACAATGAGCTGCTCTTGAAAGGTGCAGTAATTTATGGAATTGTACAGTGTATTTGATGCCCTTGACAGTGCATCCTTCGATGACTGATTGGGGGGTAGTGAGGAGGGGGAGTGACTTTTATGGCGTTCTCTGCTGTCATCCTCTCTAGTCTGCAAGATAATTGCACTTGATCTTTAACGTTGCAATGCAATTTAGCCTGTGATCAACTGTCCAAATCCATATACACGCCGCGCACAACCCCGCAAGCCAGCATGGTTTAAGCAAAATTCTATTAAACACAAATTAGGTACCACTGATTAAAAATAGCCccttc is part of the Oryza glaberrima chromosome 12, OglaRS2, whole genome shotgun sequence genome and harbors:
- the LOC127758181 gene encoding uncharacterized protein LOC127758181 isoform X2, producing the protein MAQAAVQSSLNGDLLIGRAAGVPRMKRKTPSELRGEQLKRRASDKPANDQSLHSAAFDRASNGFQNPEQPKISKYISTRVTEVFPVKKSRNLGKENFKNNEKAPKSADAVTTSDFASPSLPCGYGDSAKSDSAVPLHTEAAKPSFRKVEKCSENALRSVSELHIGDEQQSGTNKFDMEKVLKGFGARDAFVASKLTDPNIQVGVVPSKSLDLCPSEIAVPGKRAPLDLTLKTTLQFVSSSSVKWCHKISTSFGRSSIVGPIAQSYHHGCQDSGCSRPERNKEFLFSKALQSWVYPQSLLPASIISAMVSSTVRGESDFLLKRHQDWEDSFQNLYYMLRKNLLNIFYVYTPQFVALFIGGNCLDKKQTCNAYLSQSTRGIRSLLRRHGVCFSMPLCSTEVEQVTEDDLIELSEIQKRNLGQALHIDAMSEVDNTTQSLLSFIGNKSVHGLYDFLLNYKSFLNSLSATDVPVLYSPVPFQNGCLYIPEVKCKEMRKADIGRVSGAFDAEETGSTFASVTGNICYSMEIKDPVLPPWVVSGICAAMSSDANSFELMMATEPSSMGLNAAFSCVSSNSQSKAHASEGCESLGIPEATLVPSLRSASSLRRLSYKDGEYIAYTTV
- the LOC127758181 gene encoding uncharacterized protein LOC127758181 isoform X1 — encoded protein: MAQAAVQSSLNGDLLIGRAAGVPRMKRKTPSELRGEQLKRRASDKPANDQSLHSAAFDRASNGFQNPEQPKISKYISTRVTEVFPVKKSRNLGKENFKDALQNNEKAPKSADAVTTSDFASPSLPCGYGDSAKSDSAVPLHTEAAKPSFRKVEKCSENALRSVSELHIGDEQQSGTNKFDMEKVLKGFGARDAFVASKLTDPNIQVGVVPSKSLDLCPSEIAVPGKRAPLDLTLKTTLQFVSSSSVKWCHKISTSFGRSSIVGPIAQSYHHGCQDSGCSRPERNKEFLFSKALQSWVYPQSLLPASIISAMVSSTVRGESDFLLKRHQDWEDSFQNLYYMLRKNLLNIFYVYTPQFVALFIGGNCLDKKQTCNAYLSQSTRGIRSLLRRHGVCFSMPLCSTEVEQVTEDDLIELSEIQKRNLGQALHIDAMSEVDNTTQSLLSFIGNKSVHGLYDFLLNYKSFLNSLSATDVPVLYSPVPFQNGCLYIPEVKCKEMRKADIGRVSGAFDAEETGSTFASVTGNICYSMEIKDPVLPPWVVSGICAAMSSDANSFELMMATEPSSMGLNAAFSCVSSNSQSKAHASEGCESLGIPEATLVPSLRSASSLRRLSYKDGEYIAYTTV